One window of the Syntrophales bacterium genome contains the following:
- a CDS encoding putative molybdenum carrier protein, protein QKVIDSDGTAIFSHGSLSGGSLRTFQYAKKHSKPSLHLNMTKLSVDEAVNEILHWVKENNIQILNVAGPRGSKDPEIYAVVKEVMTIVLTKNLAGISTTLSFENKLI, encoded by the coding sequence CAGAAAGTGATCGATTCCGATGGCACAGCAATTTTCTCTCATGGTTCTTTATCGGGCGGCTCTTTAAGAACATTTCAGTATGCAAAGAAACATAGCAAGCCAAGTCTTCATTTGAATATGACGAAACTTTCAGTCGATGAAGCTGTAAATGAAATATTGCATTGGGTAAAAGAAAACAACATACAGATACTTAATGTTGCTGGTCCCAGGGGAAGTAAAGACCCTGAGATTTATGCTGTTGTAAAAGAAGTGATGACAATAGTTCTCACAAAGAATCTTGCCGGTATTTCTACCACATTATCATTTGAAAATAAGTTGATTTAA
- a CDS encoding transposase: protein MEGKNLMTAKSSIVQKESGIRAVPDPEVTEKAVRRKFTAAFKLRILKEAEACTQQGQLGALLRREGLYYSNLTSWRRQINQGLIPKKRGPLAKRPDPHARRIVELERENAKLTHKLKHAELIIDVQKNNLKCNYLSL, encoded by the coding sequence ATGGAAGGGAAAAATTTAATGACAGCAAAGAGCAGTATAGTACAAAAGGAATCCGGTATCAGAGCAGTCCCTGATCCCGAAGTTACTGAGAAAGCAGTACGCCGGAAATTTACTGCAGCATTTAAGCTCCGCATTCTTAAAGAGGCAGAAGCCTGTACCCAACAAGGACAGCTCGGTGCGCTTTTGCGCCGTGAAGGGCTCTATTATTCGAACCTTACATCGTGGAGACGCCAGATCAATCAGGGTCTCATTCCGAAGAAGAGAGGACCTCTTGCTAAAAGACCCGATCCGCATGCCCGTCGTATTGTAGAACTGGAACGGGAGAATGCAAAGCTTACGCATAAGCTCAAGCATGCTGAATTGATTATTGATGTCCAAAAAAACAATCTTAAATGTAATTACCTTTCCCTGTGA